The Stigmatella aurantiaca DW4/3-1 genome contains the following window.
CAGCCGATGCTGTGTGCGGGCCTTATCGTCTGGCACGAGGCGCTGGAGGAGGGCCGCTACAACATCCTCTTGCAGGGCGTCTGCCGGGCCCGTCTGGTGGCCGAGTTGCCCACGGAGCGCCTCTACCGCCAGGTCCGGGTGGAGCTGTTGCCGGACTCTCCCTACAGCGGCCCCGAGGAGGAGCAGCTGCGGCAGGCCGTGTTCGAGCTGGCGGGGCGGGTACCCCCCTCCTTCTCGGAAGGGCTGCTGCCGGCGGTGGCCCGCGCCCGGGGGGGCACGCTGGCGGACGTGGTGGGCGCCGCCGTCATCCCCGAGCCGGAGCGGCGCCAGGCGTTGCTGGCCGAGCTGGATGTGCGCCGCCGCCTGGAGGCGGTGATGGAGGAGGTGGGGGAGCTGATTGCCCGTCTCCAGCCCATGAGGCCCGTCGGCCCGCTCAATTGAGGCGCCCGCCCGCCGAAAGGCTTGCGTCCTCCTCCCTCCCGAGCCTTTCCTGAGGCCGGATACCACACCGGCCCCTGCGCGTGCGCATGCGCCGTGGGCCTCGAGAGGAGTCGCACCCATGCGGCTGATCAAGGTAGGGCTGGCCAGCGTCAACACCACGGTGGGCGCATTCTCCCGGAACGTAGACCGCGCGCTCACGCTGGCGCGGCGGATGGCCGCCGAGGATGTCACCCTCGGCCTCTTCCAGGAGCAGCTCATTGGCGGCTATCCGGCCGAGGACCTGGTCCAGTGGCAGGGTTTCATCGACCACCAGTGGCCGGAGCTGGAGCGGTTCGCGCGTGAGACGGCCGCGCTGTCCACCGTCTTCGTCCTGGGCGTGGCGGTGGCCCACCAGGGGCTGCGGCTCAACTGCGCGGCCGTCGTGGCGGCGGGCCACGTGCTGGGGCTCGTGCCCAAGGAGAAGCTGCCCACCTACAACATCTTCTATGAGGGGCGGACCTATTCGCGCGGCTACCCGGGCATGGCGGAGGTGCATCGCGGCGTTCCCCTGGGCGACTACCTCTTCCGATTCGACTTCGGCGTCCTGGCGCCGGAGGTGTGCGAGGACATCTGGAGCGCGGATGGCCCGCAGCGCCGCCGGACGTACTCTGGCGCCGAGCTGGTGGTGAACCTGTCGGCCTCGCCCTTCCGGCTGGGGTTCGTGGACACGCGGCGCGAGCTGCTCGCCACGCGCGCCGCGGACCACCAATGCACCATCGCCTACGCCAACGCCCTGGGCAGCAATGACGGCATCATCTTCGATGGCGGGGGCTTCCTGAACCAGAACGGCCGCTCCATCCTGGAGACGCCGCGTTTTCAGGAAGGCTTCACCTCGGCGGTGGTGGACCTGGAGCGCACCATGCGCCTGCGCGCGGAGAACACCACCTGGCGCAGTGACCGCGAGGAGTGGGTGGCCGATGGCGGGAAGCTGGTGCCCATTCTGGACTGCATGGGCATCCTCCAGACGCGGCGCGAGAAGCTCGCGTATCCGTCGCCTCCGCACCGCAGCTTCTTCCTGCCTGGGCCCGACCAGCGCCGCCCCGCCCGGGAGGCCCTGTGCGAGGACATCCTGGACGCGCTGGCGCTGGGCGTGGGCGACTACTTCGAGAAGACGCGTGCCTTCAAGGTCATTGGCGTCTCCCTGTCCGGTGGCCGGGACTCGCTGCTCACGCTGCTCATCGCCCACCGGTACGCGAAGCGGGTTCGTCCCGACAACCCGGGCTCGCTCCTGCAAGCCTTCTACATGCCCAGCCGCTACTCCAGCGACACCACGCGCGACGCCGCGGAGACCATCACCCGGGAGCTGGGCGTGCCCTTCCAGGTGATCCCCATCGAGGAGGCCTTCGATCGCGAGCTGGCCGTCGTCAAGCAGATGCTCGGGGACAAGGCCGTCACCCACCTCACCGAACAGAACATCCAGGCGCGCTTGCGCGCCCAGCGCATGTGGAACTGGTCCAACTCCAGCAGTGGCCTGTTCCTCCAGACGGGGAACATGAGCGAGAAGGCCGTGGGCTACACCACCATCGGAGGCGACTTGATGGGGGCGCTGGCCGTCATCGCCAACGTGCCCAAGACAGTGGTCATGTACCTGCTGGACTACCTCCAGGAGAAGACGGGCTACGAGGGCATCCGCAAGGTGTTGTCCAAGCCCGCCGGGCCGGAACTGGCGCACAACCAGGTGGGCGAGGAGGAGCTGATGCCCTTTCCCATCCTCGATGCGTGCTTCTACCTCTTCGCGGGTGAGAAGCTGGTCCCCGCGGAGCTGGTGCAGGCCCTCACCTCCATGTTCCCCGAGGTGGAACCCTCGCAGATCAAGGTCTACGTGGAGAAGTTCGTCCGCCTCTTCCTCCAGTCCATCTACAAGTGGGTGCAGTCGCCGCTGTCGCTTCACATCGGCAACCTGGACCTGGACCGCGAACGCGCGTTGCAGATGCCCGTGGTCACCGCGTCCGACTGGACGCGCGATTAGCTGCTTGGTTGCCTGCCAGGACGCTCTCCGGACGGGTGTCCTGGCGGCTCTGCTTTCCAGGAACGCATCTTGCCTGGGCCATGATCGGCCCCAACCTTCTCGTCAGTCACCGGACACTGGAGGGTTGGATGAAAGCGAAGATTCTGACGGGCGCGGTTGCCGCGCTTCTCTACAGCGGTGCGGCCCTGGCGGGAGACGGCAAGGACTGCCCCCCGGGTTACGAGAAGAAGGACACCCAAGCGAGCATCATGGGCTCGCCGACGGTGATGGATGAAAGCGCGACGGTCATCGAGACCGAGCCAGTGGAAGGCTCCATCGGTGGCAGCGGCCAGGCCGGAATCGAGCACGAGGGCCTCAAGGCCAGCGATCAGGCCCTTCTGGACTCTCAGTCTTCGGTGAAGACCGAGCAAGGAGAGGTGCTGTTGCGGTGCGAGCCCGTGAGCGGCACGGGGGGCAGCGGCAGCTCGTGGGACAGCACGGGCGGCAGCGGCATCCAGAGCGAGCCTTTGCGGGAGCCGCAGTTGACGCCGCCTCCGGAGCAGCAGGTCGCCCCGCCCCCGCCGCCTCCGAGCAGCGCGGCCTTCACGCCGACCGTGGACGTCGATGAGAACGACGTGGCGCGGAGGGAGAAGAAGGAGTCGGGGGCCAACATGCGCGGCCTCACCCTGATGGTCGGCGGCGGCGTGGAGGGTTACACCGGCTCGCTGGCACCCGCGATTGATCCCGGCGCCGCCTACGGTGTGACGGCCGCCATCAAGCCATCCAAGGTGTTTGGCATCGAGCTGGGCTACAGCGGCGCCGTGAACAACGTGTCCGACAGCGCTTTTGCGGCCTCGAGCGGTCCGGACATCGTGCGCAACGGTGGCCAGGCGGCCGCGACGTTCGGCCTGACCGCGACGCCGGTTCAGCCCTACGTGCTGGGCGGCATCGGCATCAGCGACTACAACTTCCGTGGCACCGGCGGAGGCTTCCGGGATGACACGGTGGGCAACGTGCCGGTGGGCGCCGGTCTCCGGACGCACTTCGGTGACTTCACCGCCGACCTGCGGGCCAACTACAACTTCCTGTTCGACCAGGACTTCGCCAGCGTGGACGATGGTCTCAACGGGAACGGCCGTTACTCCGGCACGCTGAACATCGGCGGTACGTTCTAGCGGGCTGGCCACAGCCTCGCGGTGAATGACGGCGCGGTCCCTGTGCAGCGGGGCCGCGCCGCCCTGTTTTCCGGACCGAAGTCAGGAGGCGGGCGCGGCGGGGGACGGCGGCGCAGGGTGGATCCGGACGCGCTTGACGCGGCGGGCAGAGGCCTCGACCACCTCCAGCACGGTGCCATCGGGCAAGGGCAGCCGGGTGTGCGAGGTGGGAATGGCACCCGCCAGGGACATGCAGAGCCCGCCCACGGTGGACCAGCTGTCGCCCTCCGGCAAATCGAGCCCCAGTGAGCGGTTCACGTCCCGGATGGGGGCTGTTCCATCCACCATCATCGTCCCATTGTCCTCCCGGAGCAGCAGGTCGGGGGGCGTGTCGTCCTCATTGAAGAGCTCGCCCACGAGTTCCTCGACGAGGTCCTCCGTGGTGACCAGGCCGGAGAGCCCCCCTTGCTCGTCGACGACGATGGCCATGGGGCAGCGCCGCGCTTGAAGCTGGCGCAGCAGGTCCAGCGCCCGCGTCGCTTCCGGCACGAAATACGCGGGGCGCAGCACGTCTTCCAGGAGGATGAGCTGCTTCTCGAAGGCCATGCCCAGCAGGTCCTGGGCGATGACGTAACCGACGATGTTGTCCAAGGCCCCTTCATAGACGGGCAGCCGCGAGTGCCCCTCTTCCAGCAGCACGCGCTGAAGCTCCTCTTGGGGGGCATGCCGCGGCAGCGCGACGATGCGCGCGCGGGGCACCATGACCTCGAAGGCCGTCAGCCCCGCGAGCTCGAAGGCGCGTGAGGCGATGTCTCCGGTGCGAGGGTCCACCGTCCCGCTCCGGGCCGCTTCCTCCACGAGTTGCTGAAGCTCCTCGGCGGACAGGCGCGACTCGCTGAAGTTGGTCTTGTCCCCGAAGAAGCGCAGCACGAGGTTGGAGCTGAAGGTGAGAAACCACACCACGGGCTTCATCAACCGAGACAGGGTGCGGAGTACGGGCGCGATGAGCAGCGCGTAGCGCTCGGCGTACTGGAGCGCCAGCGACTTGGGAACCAGCTCGCCCAACACCAGGGACAGAAACGAGACGAGCACCACCACGAGCCCGAGCGCCACCTCCTCGGCGGCCGTGGCGCTGACCCCGAGCTGCTCGAGCACCGGGGCCAGCCGCTTGGCGATGGACGCGCCGCCGAAGGCCGCCGCGGTGGCCCCCACCACGCTGATGCCGATCTGGACCGTGGCCAGGAAGCGCTCCGGGTCATCCCGGAGCGCGAGCACGGCCGGGGCCGAACTGCTGCCGGCCTCCACCAACTCGCGCAGCCGGGTCTTCCGCAGGGAGATGATGGCGATCTCCGCCCCCGCGAAGATTCCGTTGGCCAGCACGAGCAGCAAGATGATGGCGAATTCGGTGAGGATACGAGGGCTCCTGTCGGCGCGGGGGGAGAAGACTAAGAGTGGATGGTGCGGTGTGGCCGGTCCTTGATTCGGGCTTCGAAGCGGGGGGGCGGCCAGCGTTGACTAGTGGAGACTCCCGCCGTGCCTGTCCGCCCGGGGGACTGCCAAGGGGCAGAAAACCCGGTGAGGGGGGGCCGTCCAGCACCCAATTTGGGAGATGGGGCCTACACGGAAAGCAGCGCCGGTGCCGCTGGGGCGTTATGGTCGGGCTTTCCTCAACTGTAACGGGAGACCAGACGGATGGGCTTGAAGGTCGAAGACGTCAAGGTGGGTACGGGCGCCGAAGCGGTGGTAGGCAAATCCGTGACGGTGCATTACGTGGGCACGCTCACCACCGGCGCCAAATTCGATAGCAGCCGGGACCGGGGACAGGGCTTTAACTTCCCGCTGGGGGCGGGGAGGGTCATCCAGGGGTGGGACCAAGGCGTTGT
Protein-coding sequences here:
- a CDS encoding outer membrane protein; its protein translation is MKAKILTGAVAALLYSGAALAGDGKDCPPGYEKKDTQASIMGSPTVMDESATVIETEPVEGSIGGSGQAGIEHEGLKASDQALLDSQSSVKTEQGEVLLRCEPVSGTGGSGSSWDSTGGSGIQSEPLREPQLTPPPEQQVAPPPPPPSSAAFTPTVDVDENDVARREKKESGANMRGLTLMVGGGVEGYTGSLAPAIDPGAAYGVTAAIKPSKVFGIELGYSGAVNNVSDSAFAASSGPDIVRNGGQAAATFGLTATPVQPYVLGGIGISDYNFRGTGGGFRDDTVGNVPVGAGLRTHFGDFTADLRANYNFLFDQDFASVDDGLNGNGRYSGTLNIGGTF
- a CDS encoding FKBP-type peptidyl-prolyl cis-trans isomerase, which codes for MGLKVEDVKVGTGAEAVVGKSVTVHYVGTLTTGAKFDSSRDRGQGFNFPLGAGRVIQGWDQGVVGMKVGGVRKLTIPPELGYGSRGFPPVIPPNSTLHFEVELLDVK
- a CDS encoding LON peptidase substrate-binding domain-containing protein, translated to MTVHHRVVEASESLKVFPLPSAVLLPHSVLPLHIFEPRYREMVRDALEGDQVMALAQLEPGWEPRYAERPAMQPMLCAGLIVWHEALEEGRYNILLQGVCRARLVAELPTERLYRQVRVELLPDSPYSGPEEEQLRQAVFELAGRVPPSFSEGLLPAVARARGGTLADVVGAAVIPEPERRQALLAELDVRRRLEAVMEEVGELIARLQPMRPVGPLN
- a CDS encoding hemolysin family protein, producing the protein MLVLANGIFAGAEIAIISLRKTRLRELVEAGSSSAPAVLALRDDPERFLATVQIGISVVGATAAAFGGASIAKRLAPVLEQLGVSATAAEEVALGLVVVLVSFLSLVLGELVPKSLALQYAERYALLIAPVLRTLSRLMKPVVWFLTFSSNLVLRFFGDKTNFSESRLSAEELQQLVEEAARSGTVDPRTGDIASRAFELAGLTAFEVMVPRARIVALPRHAPQEELQRVLLEEGHSRLPVYEGALDNIVGYVIAQDLLGMAFEKQLILLEDVLRPAYFVPEATRALDLLRQLQARRCPMAIVVDEQGGLSGLVTTEDLVEELVGELFNEDDTPPDLLLREDNGTMMVDGTAPIRDVNRSLGLDLPEGDSWSTVGGLCMSLAGAIPTSHTRLPLPDGTVLEVVEASARRVKRVRIHPAPPSPAAPAS
- the nadE gene encoding NAD(+) synthase, whose product is MRLIKVGLASVNTTVGAFSRNVDRALTLARRMAAEDVTLGLFQEQLIGGYPAEDLVQWQGFIDHQWPELERFARETAALSTVFVLGVAVAHQGLRLNCAAVVAAGHVLGLVPKEKLPTYNIFYEGRTYSRGYPGMAEVHRGVPLGDYLFRFDFGVLAPEVCEDIWSADGPQRRRTYSGAELVVNLSASPFRLGFVDTRRELLATRAADHQCTIAYANALGSNDGIIFDGGGFLNQNGRSILETPRFQEGFTSAVVDLERTMRLRAENTTWRSDREEWVADGGKLVPILDCMGILQTRREKLAYPSPPHRSFFLPGPDQRRPAREALCEDILDALALGVGDYFEKTRAFKVIGVSLSGGRDSLLTLLIAHRYAKRVRPDNPGSLLQAFYMPSRYSSDTTRDAAETITRELGVPFQVIPIEEAFDRELAVVKQMLGDKAVTHLTEQNIQARLRAQRMWNWSNSSSGLFLQTGNMSEKAVGYTTIGGDLMGALAVIANVPKTVVMYLLDYLQEKTGYEGIRKVLSKPAGPELAHNQVGEEELMPFPILDACFYLFAGEKLVPAELVQALTSMFPEVEPSQIKVYVEKFVRLFLQSIYKWVQSPLSLHIGNLDLDRERALQMPVVTASDWTRD